GGCATGAGGTGGTTTGTAAGGATTCTATTCCTTCTCGTTCTAAAGACTGGAGTCAAGAGTTGTTATCTATACTGGGTAATCAAGAAATGCTTAAAACCCTTCAAAAAGAGCTGGTCCGTAGTGGGCAGGAACATGAGTTGCGTAAGCAGAAAAGAAAGGAACCTACTGTTATGGGGTTGGAGTTGTCTTTAGACTGGTAAGTTGTTTCCTAAAAAAAGGGTCAAAATACTTAAATTATTCATAATCAGTTTATAATACTTTTTTATGTGTCTAAGGTCTATTTTTTTCAGGAGACACTTAGTTTAGATACATACAAAACTAATATTTAAATGATTATGAACAACTTTATATGTGTCTATAGGATATTTTCAACAAATGCGACAAAAATACACTTCAGAAGTACATTATAACAATGATTATCAATAACTTCATATGTGTCACAAAGCAATTTTTATCAAAAATAGAAAAATGACACTTCATGAAAAAAATATACTATTGATTATGAATACTTTTATACTTTTGTATGTATCTAAACTAAGTGTCCCCTGAAAAAAGGTATAAAATGACACTTCATTGATATACAAATTGTTTATAATCAGTGTTTTATCTATTTTATATGTGTAGTAACGTAGTAAGATAAAATCCTATATCTTACTATCTTACTACACTATATTACTACATTTTTTATATTATAAAATATTTGATAATTAATACTATATATATACAAATATGATTATGTAGTAGTGTAGTAAGGTTATTTATATAATATTAAGATAGAGATATTATAAAATATGTATACATATATATACTTATATATATAGGTCTAGTATATTTTATCTTACTACGTTACTACAATTAATAAAATGAATTGATTTTCAGATTAATATTATTATTTTTACCCTTACTACATCTTTACTTCATCCTTACTACGTTACTACAAACCTGAATTCGATATTACGAGACCGTTGCAATAGGTTTTTAGATTCTAGGATAAAAAATCCATATTAAATTTTATTGTCTCACTTTGGGAAGAAAACCTACACATACAGTGTGTTTTTTTAACGTATATAGAAGGTAAAAAAAGATTCATCAAGAATTTCCAAAATTAAGGAAGTAATGTTGTGGTAAATACTTACAGACCATTTGATCTTTTGTAAGAACTCAAGATAATATTACTGGTCAAAATAATTAACTATTATATTGATAAACAGTGATTAATATCGTATAAATGGAGGATATAAAATGGAAAAATATATCTGTTTAGGGCATTCATGCCGTAATCTTGATCCCTGTATTTGTAATGCAGGGCTAGTTAAGTAAATAAAAAGATAAGTAAAAAATAATTTTTATGTCTGATTATAAAATTAAAAAAATAATATAAATAGAAACTTACTTTATTATTGTTATTTATATAATATTTTGTATCTTTATGTAACATTAAAGTTTATAAATCGTAGCATTATAATATATATTTATTCGTATATTTAGATATGATTATCTAATATTCTGTAATAAAATGAAAGATATAAAAAAGAAAATAGGTATTCGTTTTTTCACAGAATATGAATCTAATCCTTTTATAGACGATCCGTCAATAAAAATTATAGATATAGATTTTATATCAGGAATTTCTAAGAGGTCTTTAAATCTTATAAAATATTTGATTTACAAAAATGCGTATACAAGTGAAAAATTTGTATTTGATTTTAAGGAGTTTAACAAAATAACTGGATATAAAGGTGGAAAACCTAATACATCTAAATCGTTTATTGAATTGATTGATAAAGGATTATTAGCTAGAACTGATATTCCATATGTATTCTGGGTGAATGGGAATATGCTTAAGTCCCTTGCGTTAGAAAACGAAAAAAAAAGTTAGCTAGTAGTATACTATATAAAAATAGCCTCCCGAAGAAGGCTATTTCTTATTTGATTTTGGTTGCGAATCCAGGTTAAATGTGAGGAATAGCCTTCTAAGGGATTAAACAACAAAAGTATGTTGACAAAAGAAAAAATCCTTGAAAAGGCAGGAGGAGAGGGACACCTCATCCGCCATTTAGTTCCTACATTTAATCCAAATATAAGGAAAAAAAATTATAAATCTATTTTTTCTGAAAAGGATAATCGTCCTTCAATGAGTATTTTCTCTGATAATCAAGGAAAATGGTTTTATAAAAGTTTTAACACAGGTCACCAAGGAGATGCCTTTAAAATGTGGGCAGATTTCTATGGGTTAGATTGTATAACACAATTTAGAGAAGTGTTGGCAGTAATTAACCAAGAGATGTGTTTAGGGTTAGATAGTGTCCAAAATATAAAAGTTATTCCAAAACCTGTTTTACTGAAATTATCTTCAGATAAGAAATCAGAATCCTCTTTACCTTCCCAAACACTATCTATTGAATATATACCATCCGATTCAGAGTCTATTATATCTAATATATATCTGAAATACTGGTCACAATATGGTATTACGCAGTCTGTTCTAGATCATTTTGATGTAAGACAAGTAAGCTATTTGTCTTATATAAGTAATTCAGGTAGATTTTTATCTTTTAAATATTTTGAAAAGAATCAAATTGTATCAGCGTATCACATAGATGGTCGAGTTAAGGTATATATTCCAGAGATAGAATCTTCTTTTTCTAGTGATTTTTCTTTTAAAGGGCAAAAAAAATCATTTTCCTATAAAAACCAAACTAAAGAAGATGTGTTTGGTCTATCCCAATTGCTGAAAGGAACTTTAGACTATATATTGTTTTTGGCTGGTGAAAAAGACACAATGTCTGCTTATTCTCAAGGTTTTATCAATGTTATTTCTTTACAGTCAGAAAATCAAATGCCCAGTGATGATTTGCTGAAAAGTTTACGTACTAGGACTTCTGTATTGTTAAGCTGTTATGATAATGACCAGGCTGGTAAAAATGCTTCTAAGAAGCTATCGGATTCTTATGGGATTGTGTCTATTTCACTTCCTGAAGAAGTTAAAGATATATCAGATTATTTTCAGAAATATAATTCTGCTAATTTTCAGTTTTTATTAGATGAAGGTATTAGAAAATCGAAATTAATTTCTATAAAACCTGTTACTTCTGCTAAGGTTGAGAAAACAGTTAGTAATAAACGTATTACAGTGAAAGACTATTTGAGGAATAAGTTTAACTTTCGTTTAAATGTATTTACTAAGGAGCTTGAGATCAGTATTAAAAGGAATAGTGGTATATGGGATGAAGTTAACATTAGTGAGCTAAGAGATAATTTGAGTATGCATGGTATTGATTGCTCTCGGGAATTACTTAGTTGCGTATTAACGTCATTTTTTGTAAAACGTTTTAATCCTATAGAGGAATATTTTTTATCTTTTGAAGGCAAAGAGTTTGATAGTAATAAAGATTATATTCGTCAGTTATCTAGTTATGTTCATTTAAAATATCCAACTTATGAAAATAAACTCTACTGGTATACCCATCTTAAGAAATGGATGATTAGAGCCATACGAACTCTTTTTAATCCTGATGGCATAAATAAACATGCCTTAATTTTATGCTCTCTTAAAGAGGGTATAGGTAAGAGTTATTTTTGTGAGTTTTTATGTCCTCTTCCTATAATAAAGTATTATACTTCTAGTTCGAATAAAGATAGTGAGAAAGATTTACAGAAAGCGCTTATAAGGAACTTCATTATTAATCTAGAAGAGTTGCATCAGCTTAATGCTAGTCCAGAGTTTATTAAAGGGTGGTTGTCGCAACGATATATAAATGTACGTTTTCCATTTCAAGAAAAAGAGACTTTTGCATGCCGTATAGCGTCCTTTTTGGGAAGCTCAAATAATATTGAGTTTTTACGATCAGAAATGGGTTATAGTAGGTGGATCGGTTTTGAGGTACAATCTATTGATTTTTTAGGTAAGGAAGCAAGGTATGTGGTAGAAAGATCGTGGGAACAAGCTTATCATTTGTATAAATTGGATGAAGAAAGTGGTGAATTAAGTATGGATGAAGTTGAAGAGTTAGAAACACGTTCTGATAGTTTTACAAATAAGTCTACAGAAGCTGAATTGATAATTAGGAATCTTTTACCTTCTACTAAAGAAGAAGGTGAATTTATGACAGCTACAGATATCCTTATATATTTGCAAAATATAGTTGGAATTACCATTAGGCTAAACACTAAGTTAGTAGGAAGTGCTCTAAGAAAAGCAGGGTTTGAACGAATAAACCATAGAACAGTTAAGGGTCCTTTGTATGGCTATTTCGTAAAAAGAGTTTGATATTTTTTTTATTTTGTATTTTACTAGTTGGTACTTAATAATTGTAAGATTAAATACTAACTATAAACCTTTAATTACACGTTTTCCCTATCAATTTTCTCTAAAATTGCATCCAATATCCAGCTATGCCTAGATTTTTTTATTTTATAGTCATCATTTGTACATTGACTATCAATTTTTTTAATTAGACTATTAGGTAATCTTAATTGTATATTTTGTATAGTTCGCTCTTCTTTTTTATTAGTATTAGCGACAGCACCACCTTTGTTTATAAGATCATTTACTTGACGCTCATAAGATGGTAGTTTTTTAGAAATAGCCATGATTTTAGTATTATTTTAGTGTTATTATAGTACTAATTTAGTATTATAT
This sequence is a window from Cardinium endosymbiont cEper1 of Encarsia pergandiella. Protein-coding genes within it:
- a CDS encoding VapE domain-containing protein; its protein translation is MLTKEKILEKAGGEGHLIRHLVPTFNPNIRKKNYKSIFSEKDNRPSMSIFSDNQGKWFYKSFNTGHQGDAFKMWADFYGLDCITQFREVLAVINQEMCLGLDSVQNIKVIPKPVLLKLSSDKKSESSLPSQTLSIEYIPSDSESIISNIYLKYWSQYGITQSVLDHFDVRQVSYLSYISNSGRFLSFKYFEKNQIVSAYHIDGRVKVYIPEIESSFSSDFSFKGQKKSFSYKNQTKEDVFGLSQLLKGTLDYILFLAGEKDTMSAYSQGFINVISLQSENQMPSDDLLKSLRTRTSVLLSCYDNDQAGKNASKKLSDSYGIVSISLPEEVKDISDYFQKYNSANFQFLLDEGIRKSKLISIKPVTSAKVEKTVSNKRITVKDYLRNKFNFRLNVFTKELEISIKRNSGIWDEVNISELRDNLSMHGIDCSRELLSCVLTSFFVKRFNPIEEYFLSFEGKEFDSNKDYIRQLSSYVHLKYPTYENKLYWYTHLKKWMIRAIRTLFNPDGINKHALILCSLKEGIGKSYFCEFLCPLPIIKYYTSSSNKDSEKDLQKALIRNFIINLEELHQLNASPEFIKGWLSQRYINVRFPFQEKETFACRIASFLGSSNNIEFLRSEMGYSRWIGFEVQSIDFLGKEARYVVERSWEQAYHLYKLDEESGELSMDEVEELETRSDSFTNKSTEAELIIRNLLPSTKEEGEFMTATDILIYLQNIVGITIRLNTKLVGSALRKAGFERINHRTVKGPLYGYFVKRV